The genomic region GCGCCTCGGCGCAGAGGTCGGCGATCCGCTTCTCGCCCGCCTGGGGGCTCAGCTCGGTGTGGTCGATCATCGTGACCAGTTTTTCCCTGTCCAATCCGGCCATCACTTTCTTTTCTTCAGGTGGAAGATGAAAGGCACGAGCTCGCCGACAGTGGTGGTCAGGCATGCGCCTTTGCGGTTGGCCATGTGGACTTTCACGGCCGGTGCGGCGAACTCGGCGATGACCTGGCGGCAGGCGCCGCAGGGGGGGAGAAATTCCTCGCTCTCGCCGATGACCAGGATCTCACGGATCGTCTTCTCCCCGGCGGCGACCATGGCGAAGATGGCGTTGCGCTCGGCGCAGCAGGTCAGGCCGAACGAGGCGTTTTCCACGTTGCAGCCGGAGTAAATCTTGTTGTTGCCGCTCAAAACGGCCGCGCCGACTTGGAAGCGGGAATAAGGGGCATAGGCATTGGACCTGGATTTTCGCGCCGCCTTCAGTAATTCTTTTTTTTTGTCCGCCATGTTCCTCCAACTATTCCGCTTCCGGAATCGTATTAACTGATTTTAATGAAGCAGGGAAATTTAGTCAAGCGCTGTTTAAGATGTAAGGCTTTGGTAAAAAATGGCTGTGTGCTAAAATGATTTTTTGCCATTGCCCGGGGCAACGGATAACGACCTGTTCTTGACGTTGTCTCCGGC from Candidatus Aminicenantes bacterium harbors:
- a CDS encoding cytidine deaminase, producing MADKKKELLKAARKSRSNAYAPYSRFQVGAAVLSGNNKIYSGCNVENASFGLTCCAERNAIFAMVAAGEKTIREILVIGESEEFLPPCGACRQVIAEFAAPAVKVHMANRKGACLTTTVGELVPFIFHLKKRK